From the genome of Papaver somniferum cultivar HN1 chromosome 2, ASM357369v1, whole genome shotgun sequence, one region includes:
- the LOC113346741 gene encoding nitrate regulatory gene2 protein-like, producing the protein MGCVASKLENDDEVVLLCRERKRLLKSAVERRYALADAHCKYFHSMYTVAAALTLFVARHSSPSSPFLITFPPPDNDSSLPTEKLISNPMFLQQKPSEPTQETIHFQDSDSSDSSEEGNDGVVLQQQHHHQHHYQHHQHQHQQVQAEQVCGYFYTGMPPPMPSPQRDFGWDFFNPFEGVRPEVSNPFVGGFSRTSDEDLRVVREQEGIPELEEEGVEKRVMIVENDEDDDDDDDENVDEENGIEVMKVVGGTNVSRGGDQKGLTVIDTPVRGRELLEALRDVADHFIRAYDNGKDVSKMLEVNRVHLQSGLDEIKENSSKLVQAITWNKSSSSASSTKSFLASSSKSSSSWTEFKNELFDDDYGGMEAGSHSQTLGRLYAWEKKLYEEVKAGDSTRKLYDRKCAQLKNQDVKGDDARSMDKTRAVVKDLYTRMLVAIRTAESISERIEKLRDEELHPQLIELLQGLMKTWKVVLESHETQNKIMYEVKSFTCPTYGKFCNDSHRLATVQLDAQLQNWRACFTGYVTAQKAYIEALNGWLSKFIVPKVELYSKGRSSTPPYQIGGPPLLMIARDWSNSLQKLPDRSVAYAIKSFGKDVRALSGQQAEEQQQKRKVDGLAKELDRRITAFQRAESRILESKLSEQKLELDVENRVEYLTDRKDLLDMFRKRLDTEKEKHHNYMQETQRITLNGFQTGLSSVFESLTEFSKASLKMYNELVDYSEKAKVGDDKGDVPSYIQDSHGGVNGGVGY; encoded by the exons ATGGGTTGTGTGGCTTCAAAgttggagaatgatgatgaagTGGTTTTACTTTGTAGAGAAAGAAAACGTCTCTTGAAATCAGCTGTAGAAAGAAGATATGCACTTGCTGATGCTCACTGCAAGTATTTTCATTCTATGTATACTGTTGCTGCAGCTTTAACTTTGTTTGTTGCTAGACATTCATCTCCTTCTTCACCATTTCTCATTACTTTCCCACCTCCTGATAATGATTCTTCTTTACCCACTGAAAAGCTTATCTCAAATCCAATGTTTCTTCAACAAAAACCCTCTGAACCTACTCAGGAAACTATTCATTTTCAAGACTCTGATTCTTCTGATTCTTCTGAAGAAGGAAATGATGGTGTAGTTCTGCagcaacaacaccaccaccagcaccactaCCAACATCATCAACACCAGCACCAACAAGTTCAAGCTGAACAAGTCTGTGGGTATTTCTATACAGGTATGCCGCCGCCAATGCCTTCACCACAAAGAGATTTTGGGTGGGATTTTTTCAATCCATTTGAAGGAGTTAGACCAGAAGTTAGTAACCCATTTGTTGGTGGGTTTAGTAGGACTTCGGATGAGGATTTAAGAGTAGTAAGAGAACAGGAAGGGATTCCAGAGTTAGAAGAAGAAGGAGTTGAGAAAAGGGTTATGATTGTggaaaatgatgaagatgatgatgatgatgatgatgaaaatgtAGATGAAGAAAATGGAATTGAAGTTATGAAGGTAGTGGGTGGTACTAATGTGAGTAGGGGAGGAGATCAAAAGGGATTGACTGTTATTGATACTCCAGTTAGAGGGAGAGAGCTGTTAGAAGCTTTGAGAGATGTTGCAGATCATTTCATTAGAGCCTATGATAATGGCAAAGATGTCTCAAAGATGTTAGAAGTGAATAGAGTTCATCTACAATCTGGTTTGGATGAAATCAAAG AGAACTCATCCAAACTCGTCCAAGCAATTACATGGAATAAATCCTCTTCATCTGCTTCATCTACAAAGAGTTTCCTTGCATCTAGCTCGAAAAGTTCGTCATCATGGACAGAATTCAAGAACGAACTCTTTGACGATGATTATGGAGGAATGGAAGCAGGTAGCCATTCGCAGACACTAGGACGGCTATATGCATGGGAAAAGAAACTCTATGAAGAAGTGAAG GCTGGAGATAGCACAAGGAAACTTTATGATAGGAAATGTGCACAACTGAAAAACCAAGATGTCAAAGGTGATGATGCACGCTCCATGGACAAAACTAGGGCCGTGGTCAAGGATTTATATACTAGGATGTTAGTTGCTATACGAACAGCGGAATCAATCTCAGAAAGGATCGAGAAACTGAGAGACGAAGAATTGCACCCGCAGCTTATCGAGCTTTTGCAAGG TCTGATGAAAACCTGGAAGGTTGTGTTGGAGTCCCATGAAACCCAGAACAAGATTATGTACGAGGTGAAGTCTTTCACATGCCCTACGTACGGAAAGTTCTGTAACGACTCTCATCGACTCGCTACAGTTCAGCTTGATGCTCAACTTCAGAACTGGCGTGCATGCTTTACAGGGTATGTTACTGCACAAAAAGCTTACATCGAAGCTCTCAATGGGTGGCTATCTAAATTTATTGTACCCAAAGTTGAGTTGTATTCCAAGGGTAGATCCTCGACACCTCCATATCAAATCGGTGGACCCCCATTGCTAATGATTGCTCGTGACTGGTCAAATTCACTTCAGAAGCTACCTGATAGATCAGTTGCTTATGCCATAAAGAGCTTTGGCAAGGATGTTAGGGCTTTGTCAGGTCAACAAGCGGAAGAGCAGCAACAGAAGAGGAAGGTCGATGGTCTTGCAAAAGAACTCGACAGGAGGATAACTGCATTCCAAAGAGCAGAGAGTCGGATTTTAGAATCCAAGTTATCCGAACAGAAACTTGAGCTGGATGTGGAAAACCGGGTTGAGTACTTGACCGATAGGAAGGACCTTTTGGATATGTTCAGGAAGAGATTGGACACTGAGAAAGAGAAGCACCATAACTACATGCAGGAGACTCAACGGATCACGTTGAATGGGTTTCAGACAGGGCTAAGTTCAGTATTTGAATCCCTTACAGAGTTCTCAAAAGCTTCTCTAAAAATGTACAATGAACTTGTCGATTACTCTGAGAAGGCAAAGGTTGGAGATGACAAAGGTGATGTACCATCATACATTCAGGATTCTCATGGTGGAGTTAATGGTGGAGTGGGTTACTAA
- the LOC113346742 gene encoding protein CHAPERONE-LIKE PROTEIN OF POR1, chloroplastic-like, with amino-acid sequence MANTLSMAGVNHSIIYKTTPISSSSSSPSSQASPLGWTNKFQFNKNQWMGSSKFPSLRRTSTTTTTLVHAGSSKADDSAPSGMSLEDALKLLGVSEGASFDEILRAKNSILSTCKDDQDAIAQVEAAYDMLLMQSLTQRRAGKVLSNSIRYADAKPVKAVSRNSSIPQWLQSRVKNSPVSVETPTMNDLGVQAGVYGTLMALQYYNGISTSNAPGSTAADVPGLILAGSFGASLYFLTKKNSKLGKATLITIGGLVVGAVAGSAIENFLQVDIIPFIGIRSPAVIVSEIIVFSQFLVSLYLS; translated from the exons ATGGCAAATACTCTATCCATGGCAGGAGTTAACCATTCAATCATTTACAAAACCACacccatctcttcttcttcttcttctccttcatctcAAGCTTCACCTCTTGGATGGACAAACAAGTTTCAATTCAACAAAAATCAATGGATGGGTTCATCAAAATTCCCCTCCTTAAGAAGAACtagtaccaccaccaccacattaGTTCATGCTGGTTCTTCTAAGGCAGATGATTCTGCCCCTTCTGGGATGTCTCTTGAGGACGCTTTAAAACTTTTGGGTGTATCCGAAGGTGCTTCATTTGATGAAATACTTCGTGCTAAGAATTCAATTCTATCCACTTGTAAAGATGACCAAGACGCTATCGCCCAG GTAGAGGCTGCATATGATATGTTGCTTATGCAGAGCCTAACGCAGCGTAGAGCTGGGAAAGTTTTAAGTAATAGCATTCGCTATGCTGATGCAAAGCCTGTTAAAGCTGTATCAAGGAATAGTTCAATTCCCCAGTGGTTGCAGTCTAGGGTAAAAAATTCGCCTGTTTCGGTTGAAACACCAACTATGAATGACTTGGGGGTTCAAGCTGGAGTGTATGGAACTCTAATGGCCTTACAGTATTACAATGGAATCTCAACATCTAACGCACCAGGGTCTACTGCGGCTGATGTTCCTGGGCTAATTTTAGCTGGCAGCTTTGGAGCTTCATTATATTTCTTGACAAAGAAGAACTCTAAGCTTG GAAAGGCAACGCTAATCACCATCGGGGGACTTGTTGTGGGTGCAGTTGCTGGATCGGCAATTGAAAACTTTTTGCAAGTGGACATAATACCTTTTATCGGCATACGTTCTCCTGCTGTAATTGTAAGCGAAATCATAGTGTTCTCTCAATTTCTAGTTTCCCTTTATTTAAGTTAG